In a single window of the Bacillus mycoides genome:
- a CDS encoding DUF4397 domain-containing protein, with amino-acid sequence MTQSEIEKYGQEAARYEQLARYYQYSNPKRYVELYMKYYDAITKLVQAYEKRDSQEATLPSHMRIFHTAPHTPAVDIIINGQKVIKNISFKQFSPYLSLVQGKYRIDIVPVGNETPIFSALVPIMGNHTYTLAAVNSDNHLQLQPILDNTHLPSGQAKIRFAHFSPDTPVVNVNLKDGDHLFENVLFKQITDFLQVSPGTADIEVSLADTKKVLLTIPKFNVEPNTIYTISIVGYSTEDPKLETVILTN; translated from the coding sequence ATGACTCAATCCGAAATTGAAAAATACGGCCAAGAAGCTGCACGTTACGAACAGCTCGCTCGTTACTATCAATATAGCAATCCTAAAAGATATGTAGAACTCTATATGAAATACTATGATGCAATTACAAAACTTGTACAAGCATATGAAAAGAGAGATTCACAAGAAGCGACTTTACCGTCACATATGAGAATCTTCCACACAGCTCCCCATACACCAGCAGTTGATATTATAATAAACGGACAAAAGGTTATTAAAAATATTTCTTTTAAACAATTCAGTCCGTATTTATCATTAGTGCAAGGTAAATACCGTATTGATATTGTCCCTGTCGGAAACGAAACTCCAATATTTTCAGCATTAGTACCAATAATGGGGAATCACACTTATACCCTTGCAGCGGTCAATAGCGATAATCATCTCCAATTACAACCCATTCTTGATAATACTCATTTACCATCTGGTCAAGCAAAAATACGGTTTGCACATTTTTCACCAGACACTCCAGTTGTAAATGTAAATTTAAAAGATGGGGATCATTTATTTGAAAATGTACTCTTTAAGCAAATAACAGATTTTTTACAAGTTAGCCCTGGTACAGCAGATATTGAAGTTTCACTTGCTGATACAAAAAAAGTACTATTAACCATTCCAAAATTCAACGTTGAACCAAATACAATTTACACAATTTCAATAGTTGGTTATTCAACTGAGGATCCAAAATTAGAGACCGTTATACTTACAAATTAA
- a CDS encoding BA2291 family sporulation histidine kinase produces the protein MEVFPIDKDIKEVFCSHLKNNRHQFVENWKNKMIISEKDPFKQEVVQNGANLLDLIIELIMEDKDINYLQPLCEKIAKRAGADANIGDFVYNANVGRNELFEAMCELDVSARELKPIMAKIHTCFDKLIYYTVLKYSEIISRNLEEKQQYINETHKERLTILGQMSASFVHEFRNPLTSIMGFVKLLKTDHPNLSYLDIISHELDQLNFRISQFLLVSKKEMWNESERFLVNDLFQDIIQFLYPSLVNANVLIEKNLPYPIPLVGYRSEVKQVVLNILMNSIDALELVKEERKIIIDVFEEDQAVRIVIKNNGPMIPADNVETIFEPFVTTKKLGTGIGLFVCKQIVEKHKGSILCRSDNDWTEFQITFQK, from the coding sequence ATGGAGGTTTTTCCAATCGATAAGGATATTAAAGAAGTATTTTGTTCGCACTTGAAAAACAACAGGCACCAATTCGTAGAGAACTGGAAAAACAAAATGATAATTTCCGAAAAAGATCCATTTAAACAAGAGGTAGTTCAAAATGGAGCGAATTTATTAGATTTAATTATCGAACTTATTATGGAAGATAAAGACATTAATTATCTTCAGCCATTATGTGAGAAAATTGCCAAGCGTGCAGGGGCAGATGCGAATATTGGAGATTTTGTTTACAATGCAAATGTGGGAAGAAATGAACTTTTTGAAGCGATGTGCGAATTGGATGTAAGTGCTCGTGAACTGAAACCGATTATGGCCAAAATACATACTTGTTTTGACAAATTAATTTATTATACCGTTTTAAAATACTCAGAAATTATATCGAGAAATTTAGAAGAAAAACAGCAATATATAAATGAAACACATAAAGAAAGGCTTACGATTCTAGGGCAAATGTCGGCTAGTTTTGTGCATGAATTTCGTAATCCGCTAACTTCGATTATGGGATTTGTAAAGTTATTGAAGACAGATCACCCTAATCTATCGTATTTAGATATTATTTCACATGAATTAGATCAATTAAATTTTAGGATTTCGCAATTTTTACTTGTATCGAAAAAAGAAATGTGGAATGAATCTGAACGTTTTTTGGTAAATGACTTATTTCAAGATATTATACAATTCTTATATCCAAGTTTAGTTAATGCAAATGTTTTGATTGAAAAGAATTTGCCGTATCCTATTCCACTCGTTGGTTACCGGAGTGAAGTGAAGCAAGTAGTTTTAAATATTTTAATGAATTCGATTGATGCTCTTGAATTGGTGAAAGAAGAGCGAAAAATTATCATTGATGTATTTGAAGAGGATCAGGCTGTTCGCATTGTTATAAAAAATAATGGACCTATGATTCCAGCAGACAATGTAGAGACTATTTTTGAGCCATTTGTAACTACTAAAAAGCTAGGAACTGGTATTGGACTATTTGTATGTAAACAAATTGTAGAAAAACATAAAGGATCCATATTGTGTCGTTCGGATAACGATTGGACAGAATTTCAAATTACGTTTCAAAAGTAA
- a CDS encoding YueI family protein, which translates to MVNKNVEDYLQEGIYGQKQNKPEERNMYLTTLRERVEIALTIGQVMQSNVYTEVTGNIRSSQSLQLFLNGSIAYPHLSKYIKLATEKNIPFTIVQNKGTETPIGLVLSHSIAVDKEHIYVEDDIFKQEMK; encoded by the coding sequence ATGGTAAATAAAAATGTGGAAGACTATCTCCAAGAAGGCATATATGGCCAAAAGCAAAACAAACCAGAAGAACGTAATATGTACTTAACTACATTACGTGAGCGTGTAGAAATCGCTTTAACAATCGGTCAAGTAATGCAAAGTAATGTGTATACAGAAGTAACGGGTAACATACGTTCTTCTCAATCATTACAACTATTCCTAAATGGAAGCATTGCTTACCCACATTTATCAAAATACATTAAATTAGCAACTGAAAAAAATATTCCTTTTACAATTGTTCAAAATAAAGGTACTGAAACACCAATCGGTTTAGTACTCTCTCATAGCATTGCTGTAGATAAAGAACATATTTATGTCGAAGATGATATTTTCAAACAAGAAATGAAGTAA
- a CDS encoding aldehyde dehydrogenase family protein, with protein sequence MKKHLYINGVWKSVETYKPLYAPYSEETLAEIAQGTEDDVKEAIVSAKNAMKEMKKLSAYDRATILEKVAQKMDERREEFAEIIAKEAAKPIRAARGEVDRTVQTYKFAAEEAKRIYGETLPLDAAPGAGGRIAYTIRQPIGVIGAITPFNFPLNLVAHKVGPAIAAGNTIVLKPADQTPLSSYALVELFEEAGLPKGAFNIISGPGSVVGEALVKDENVASITFTGSPKVGIGIKEKAGLKRVTLELGSNAAVIIDEDVELTDEIIERVKWGAFVNNGQVCISVQRVFVHERKMEEFITKLTKAMENVVVGDPLHEETDVSALISKKDVERINSWVEEAVKEGANVVYGGNKRDARIFEPTVLTNVPDYVSVQCQEVFGPLMTVNTFKEFDEALEQVNNSRYGLQAGVFTNNLCKAMRAIDELEVGGVMINDIPTFRVDHMPYGGVKESGTGREGIKYAIEEMTEMKLVCIKK encoded by the coding sequence ATGAAAAAACATTTATATATAAATGGGGTATGGAAATCAGTAGAGACGTATAAACCATTGTATGCACCATATTCTGAAGAAACATTAGCGGAGATTGCGCAAGGTACAGAAGATGACGTTAAGGAAGCAATAGTTTCGGCCAAAAATGCAATGAAAGAAATGAAAAAATTATCCGCATACGACCGTGCAACTATTTTAGAAAAGGTTGCACAAAAAATGGATGAGAGAAGAGAAGAGTTTGCAGAGATTATCGCAAAAGAAGCTGCAAAACCAATTCGTGCTGCACGGGGAGAAGTAGATCGCACTGTTCAAACATATAAGTTTGCAGCTGAAGAAGCGAAGCGAATATATGGTGAGACGTTACCATTAGATGCTGCACCAGGAGCAGGTGGCCGTATAGCGTATACAATTCGACAACCAATCGGGGTTATTGGTGCTATTACACCGTTTAATTTTCCACTTAATTTAGTAGCACATAAGGTAGGCCCAGCAATTGCGGCTGGAAATACTATTGTGCTAAAGCCTGCCGACCAAACGCCACTTTCTTCGTATGCATTGGTAGAATTATTTGAAGAAGCTGGTTTACCAAAGGGAGCTTTCAATATAATTTCTGGACCTGGATCTGTTGTAGGTGAGGCATTAGTAAAAGATGAGAACGTTGCTAGTATTACTTTTACAGGAAGTCCGAAAGTAGGTATTGGAATTAAGGAAAAAGCCGGGTTGAAACGAGTGACGTTAGAATTAGGATCGAACGCTGCAGTAATTATTGATGAAGATGTTGAATTGACAGACGAAATAATTGAACGTGTAAAATGGGGCGCGTTTGTGAATAATGGACAAGTTTGTATTTCAGTACAACGTGTTTTTGTGCATGAACGCAAAATGGAAGAGTTTATTACAAAATTAACGAAAGCAATGGAAAACGTTGTAGTAGGAGACCCGCTTCATGAAGAAACAGATGTATCAGCACTTATTTCAAAAAAAGATGTAGAACGTATAAATTCATGGGTGGAAGAGGCAGTTAAGGAAGGAGCTAATGTTGTATACGGTGGTAACAAACGTGATGCAAGGATTTTTGAACCAACTGTATTAACAAATGTTCCAGATTATGTATCTGTTCAGTGCCAAGAAGTATTTGGTCCACTTATGACTGTAAATACATTTAAAGAATTTGATGAGGCTTTAGAACAAGTAAATAATTCACGTTATGGATTACAAGCAGGTGTATTTACAAACAATCTATGTAAGGCAATGCGTGCAATTGATGAATTAGAAGTCGGTGGTGTCATGATTAATGATATTCCAACGTTCAGAGTAGATCATATGCCTTATGGCGGTGTGAAAGAGAGTGGCACAGGCCGTGAAGGGATTAAATATGCAATAGAAGAAATGACAGAAATGAAATTAGTGTGTATTAAAAAATAA
- a CDS encoding hemolysin family protein → MDIYSISIVIVLIALTAFFVAAEFAIVKVRSSRIDYLIAKGNNRAISVKTIITNLDEYLSACQLGITVTALGIGWSGKPALKHMFDVLFANWNVPTQLADILAIILVFLFITFFHVVVGELAPKTFAIQKAEQVSFFVAKPLILFYRIAFPFIWILNGSARLITKFLGLKPPKGHDEVHSEEELRLLVSESYKNGEINQSEYKYVNKIFEFDDRIAKEIMVPRTEMNILNKEMPAEEALQKMSHEKYTRYPVVDGDKDHVIGFVNFKDIFTDFVKHRVVSEKTVEQYIRPIILVIESIPIHDLFLKMQRERTHIAILIDEYGGTSGLVTVEDILEEIVGDIQDEFDTDEQPEIQQVSETKTILEGKVLVSEVNALLGLTIDDDDVDTIGGWILTKNIEISEGDTIEIENYKFCVKKLDGHYIKRLEVTKPSESIVIVGDEKKISLQEQISS, encoded by the coding sequence TTGGACATATATAGTATAAGTATAGTGATTGTTTTAATTGCCTTAACGGCATTTTTCGTTGCAGCAGAATTTGCAATTGTTAAAGTGAGGAGTTCACGAATTGACTATTTAATTGCAAAAGGAAATAATCGTGCAATATCTGTCAAAACAATCATTACAAACTTAGACGAATATTTATCAGCTTGTCAATTAGGAATAACTGTTACAGCTCTTGGGATTGGGTGGTCTGGTAAACCTGCGCTAAAGCACATGTTTGATGTGTTGTTTGCAAATTGGAACGTCCCTACTCAACTCGCAGACATTTTAGCTATAATTTTAGTATTTTTGTTTATCACATTTTTCCATGTGGTAGTAGGAGAGTTAGCTCCAAAAACATTTGCGATTCAAAAAGCAGAACAAGTGAGTTTCTTTGTTGCTAAGCCACTCATTTTGTTTTATCGTATTGCATTCCCATTCATTTGGATTTTAAATGGATCAGCTCGGTTAATTACAAAGTTTCTTGGGTTGAAACCACCAAAAGGGCATGATGAAGTGCATTCAGAAGAAGAATTGCGGTTGTTAGTTTCAGAAAGTTATAAAAATGGTGAGATTAATCAATCTGAATATAAGTATGTGAATAAAATATTTGAATTTGATGATCGTATTGCGAAAGAAATAATGGTACCACGAACAGAGATGAATATTTTAAATAAAGAAATGCCTGCTGAAGAGGCTTTACAAAAAATGTCTCATGAAAAATATACGAGGTATCCGGTTGTTGATGGTGATAAGGACCATGTAATAGGCTTTGTGAATTTTAAAGATATATTTACAGATTTTGTGAAGCACCGAGTTGTTAGTGAAAAGACAGTGGAGCAATATATTAGGCCAATTATTTTAGTTATTGAATCTATCCCGATTCATGATCTATTTTTAAAAATGCAAAGAGAAAGAACACATATCGCTATATTAATTGATGAATATGGTGGTACATCAGGTCTTGTAACCGTTGAAGATATTTTAGAAGAAATTGTAGGGGATATTCAAGATGAGTTCGATACTGATGAACAACCGGAAATCCAACAAGTTAGTGAGACGAAAACGATTTTAGAGGGAAAAGTACTTGTTAGTGAAGTGAACGCATTATTAGGTTTGACTATTGACGACGATGATGTCGATACGATTGGCGGTTGGATCCTAACAAAAAATATTGAGATTTCCGAGGGTGATACCATTGAGATTGAAAATTATAAATTTTGCGTAAAAAAATTAGATGGACACTATATTAAGAGATTAGAAGTAACGAAACCTTCAGAATCGATTGTTATTGTAGGAGATGAAAAAAAGATTTCGCTGCAAGAACAAATTAGTTCGTAA
- the racA gene encoding chromosome-anchoring protein RacA: MEYKTPFIAKKLGVSPKAVVRIAQQLNLTIKKNKYGHFIFTQGDLDLMLEYHRSQMDQPQNSQTTQKPSSNDVEKLKTQVNTIVQNTSSNDFEQLTAQFTTITRRLDRMEEQMQDKANDVVTYQLLQHRREIEEMLERIQKLEAALKKEEPIYITPDAKPTYEREKKPKRRKMIFSIFGL, translated from the coding sequence TTGGAATATAAAACACCATTTATCGCAAAGAAATTAGGTGTTAGCCCAAAGGCTGTTGTCCGGATTGCACAACAATTAAATCTTACGATTAAAAAAAATAAATATGGTCATTTTATTTTCACACAAGGTGATTTAGATCTAATGTTAGAATACCATCGCTCTCAAATGGACCAGCCTCAAAACTCTCAAACTACTCAAAAACCATCTTCAAATGATGTAGAAAAATTAAAAACTCAAGTAAACACAATTGTTCAAAACACATCATCGAATGATTTTGAGCAATTAACAGCTCAATTTACCACAATTACGAGAAGACTAGATCGAATGGAAGAACAAATGCAAGATAAAGCAAATGATGTCGTTACATACCAACTTTTACAACATCGCCGCGAAATAGAGGAAATGTTAGAACGAATTCAAAAACTAGAAGCTGCCCTAAAAAAAGAAGAACCAATATACATTACTCCTGATGCAAAACCAACATATGAAAGAGAAAAGAAACCGAAGCGTCGTAAAATGATTTTTAGTATATTTGGACTATAA
- a CDS encoding AAA family ATPase — MKLHKALHPSFIKRMYYMRFIGKFAKAEGEKNGENFFVQCLSSIPLTLQELFPTGKYLFEGLCSNKKNEKIFTDLKKHKLEKQLVMFRLYYDRGNLFLELICTEEPREIASSYKVIPSPKVSNYKKRASLERKLSNGYLSFLMPKLPKDFEPPELLWHEGRLYGNLSLKSSISSISYFEQRKECKYIEINDWMKHVEIAVDDHLYFVSENVYDQLNKRIAEEGKLVEVEDIKMQKDDWEWDERESSFLQYVQSMVRNKGLYLDDTDIYNFHISIKTNMLTIVGGIPGVGKSRFVQAYAESLGLRYGEELIWIPISPSYQEPHDILGYLHPNGNFIESETKLVRTLLKAKENPNQLYIIVFDEMNMSHIEHWFTPFLSVLQLEKKNRILSLYEKVQEIENQIPPSVEIGENIIFVGTVNFDETTKELSDRLLDRTNLITLQKIPFCEMSIEHEKVVQQPPLKVTTGEFRLNWFRNKEMIEVYTEEELELLDKLHDVLSSHDISKGISFRCASAIATYLQNIPFQNNQSYMISREEGFDLQIKQRVLTKLRGTEMTVGPLLSEEAKRGATLIPLLQSPLANRVSTFEHSLAYIRQKRRELELYGYAK, encoded by the coding sequence TTGAAATTACATAAAGCTCTTCATCCAAGTTTTATAAAGCGAATGTATTATATGAGGTTTATTGGGAAGTTTGCAAAAGCTGAGGGAGAGAAGAATGGAGAAAATTTCTTTGTACAATGTCTTTCTTCAATACCTTTAACTTTACAAGAGTTATTTCCGACTGGAAAATATTTGTTTGAAGGATTATGCAGTAATAAAAAGAATGAAAAAATCTTTACTGATTTAAAGAAGCATAAATTAGAAAAGCAACTGGTTATGTTTCGTCTTTATTATGATCGTGGAAATTTATTTCTGGAATTAATATGCACAGAAGAGCCTCGGGAAATAGCATCTTCATATAAAGTGATTCCTTCACCAAAGGTCTCAAATTATAAAAAGAGAGCGTCTTTGGAACGGAAGTTAAGCAACGGTTATTTATCATTTCTTATGCCTAAATTACCAAAAGACTTTGAGCCTCCAGAATTATTGTGGCATGAAGGAAGGCTATATGGAAATTTATCGTTAAAATCATCAATAAGTTCAATTTCATATTTTGAGCAAAGAAAAGAATGCAAATATATTGAAATAAACGATTGGATGAAACATGTAGAAATAGCAGTAGATGATCATTTATATTTTGTAAGTGAAAATGTGTATGACCAACTAAATAAACGAATTGCTGAAGAAGGTAAGTTAGTTGAAGTAGAAGATATTAAAATGCAAAAGGATGACTGGGAATGGGATGAGCGTGAATCCTCTTTTTTGCAGTATGTACAAAGTATGGTTCGTAATAAAGGGTTATATTTGGATGATACAGATATATATAATTTTCACATTAGTATTAAAACCAATATGTTAACAATTGTTGGTGGTATACCAGGTGTTGGGAAATCACGCTTTGTGCAAGCTTATGCAGAATCACTTGGTTTACGTTATGGGGAAGAATTAATTTGGATTCCGATTTCACCATCGTATCAAGAACCACATGATATTCTCGGTTACCTTCATCCGAATGGTAATTTTATTGAAAGTGAAACGAAGTTAGTTCGGACATTGTTAAAGGCTAAAGAAAATCCAAATCAATTGTATATAATTGTGTTCGATGAAATGAACATGTCACATATTGAGCATTGGTTTACTCCGTTTCTATCCGTTCTTCAACTTGAAAAGAAAAATCGTATTTTGAGTTTGTATGAGAAAGTACAAGAAATAGAAAATCAAATTCCACCTTCAGTGGAAATTGGTGAGAATATTATTTTCGTAGGCACTGTAAATTTTGATGAAACGACGAAAGAGCTTTCCGATCGATTATTAGATCGAACAAATTTGATTACATTACAAAAAATTCCGTTTTGCGAGATGAGTATAGAACATGAGAAAGTTGTTCAGCAACCTCCGCTGAAAGTAACAACGGGAGAATTTCGACTCAATTGGTTTAGGAATAAAGAGATGATCGAAGTGTATACTGAAGAGGAATTAGAGTTATTGGATAAGTTACATGATGTATTATCATCACACGATATATCAAAAGGAATTTCTTTCCGATGTGCAAGCGCAATCGCTACGTATTTGCAAAATATACCGTTCCAAAATAATCAGTCTTATATGATTAGCAGGGAAGAAGGTTTTGATTTGCAAATAAAGCAGCGTGTATTAACGAAATTAAGGGGGACAGAAATGACAGTGGGCCCTCTACTTTCTGAAGAAGCAAAAAGGGGAGCGACATTGATACCACTTTTACAGTCTCCGCTTGCAAATCGTGTATCTACATTTGAACATTCTTTAGCTTATATAAGACAAAAGCGTAGAGAACTGGAGCTGTATGGCTATGCAAAATGA
- a CDS encoding basic amino acid/polyamine antiporter gives MTDGVVQIEKKLGFFPLIALVVGTMVGGGVFSLPHDLAVGANSGATIIGWCITAMGMIPLALVYQTLARQKPELEGGIYSYARAGFGEYIGFNSAWGYWLAGILGNVATIMLLFSTLGYFFPIFKGGNNVASIVGASLLLWTLHFLILFGIREASIMNVIATIGKLVPILLFIVVMVTAFRWDTFTHDFWGEGTISVSSVLGQVKNTMLVTLWVFIGVEGAVVLSGRAKNSRDVGKATVLGLILVMSIYILISVLSMGAMTRKELSVLETPSMGHVLEHVVGPWGAMAINIGLVASLVGTLIGWFLLVSEISHVAGKDGVFPKVFTKTNKKQTPHMALWISNIVAQTIFIIVLFSQSTYQIMYFIASTSILLPYLLSALFQLKLVITKELKVARVKNGLLALIASLYSVWLIYAAGLKNLLLVSIVYGIGILVYMFARKEKGNRCFAGKERYVMWAIVIAAITSLYMLLTGTIKM, from the coding sequence ATGACAGATGGGGTGGTACAAATAGAAAAGAAGTTAGGATTTTTTCCGTTAATCGCATTAGTAGTTGGAACGATGGTTGGTGGCGGTGTTTTTAGTTTACCGCATGATTTAGCAGTAGGAGCAAATAGTGGTGCAACGATAATTGGTTGGTGTATTACAGCAATGGGAATGATTCCACTTGCGCTCGTATATCAAACGTTAGCAAGACAAAAACCGGAGCTTGAGGGCGGAATTTATAGTTATGCACGAGCTGGATTCGGTGAATATATTGGTTTTAACAGTGCTTGGGGATACTGGCTAGCAGGGATTTTAGGGAATGTTGCAACAATTATGTTACTGTTTAGTACATTAGGTTACTTCTTCCCAATTTTTAAAGGCGGAAATAATGTTGCGTCAATCGTAGGTGCATCACTTTTATTATGGACATTGCATTTTCTAATTTTATTTGGAATTCGTGAAGCTTCCATTATGAATGTTATCGCAACGATTGGGAAATTAGTTCCGATTTTATTATTTATTGTCGTGATGGTAACAGCGTTTCGCTGGGATACATTTACACATGACTTTTGGGGCGAAGGAACTATCTCAGTTTCCTCTGTACTAGGTCAAGTGAAAAATACAATGCTTGTAACCCTTTGGGTGTTCATTGGGGTTGAAGGAGCAGTTGTATTATCAGGAAGAGCTAAAAATAGTAGAGACGTTGGAAAAGCGACAGTACTTGGACTTATTTTAGTAATGTCTATTTATATTTTAATTTCTGTTCTGTCAATGGGAGCCATGACAAGAAAAGAACTTTCAGTATTAGAGACTCCTTCAATGGGACATGTATTAGAACATGTTGTTGGGCCATGGGGTGCAATGGCAATTAATATTGGATTAGTTGCGTCACTTGTAGGTACATTAATTGGCTGGTTTTTACTTGTTTCTGAAATTTCTCACGTAGCAGGAAAAGACGGCGTGTTTCCGAAAGTCTTTACGAAAACAAATAAGAAACAAACGCCGCATATGGCATTGTGGATTTCAAATATCGTTGCCCAAACTATATTTATAATCGTTCTGTTTTCACAATCGACATATCAAATTATGTATTTTATTGCGTCAACATCTATATTACTGCCGTACTTATTATCAGCGCTATTTCAATTGAAATTAGTCATCACGAAAGAGTTGAAAGTTGCGAGAGTAAAAAATGGATTGTTAGCATTAATTGCTTCCCTATACTCTGTATGGTTAATTTATGCAGCTGGTTTAAAGAATTTATTGCTTGTTTCAATCGTATATGGTATTGGGATTCTCGTGTATATGTTTGCAAGAAAAGAAAAAGGGAATCGTTGTTTTGCAGGCAAAGAGCGATATGTGATGTGGGCAATTGTTATTGCAGCTATTACATCACTTTATATGTTACTGACAGGAACTATAAAAATGTAA
- a CDS encoding ABC transporter permease/substrate-binding protein → MTDFIQTFQERKVELLSALSEHLQISLISLFFAVIIAVPLGIILTRKERMAEFIIGTSAVMQTVPSLALLGLLIPLVGIGKLPAIIALVVYALLPILRNTYTGIRELDESLIEAARAMGMNSWKRLWKVELPLALPIIMAGIRTAMVLIVGTATLAALIGAGGLGKLILLGIDRNDHALIILGAVPAALLALFFDIVLRILESPKRSSKRVILTICIVVVMIAAPFLWNTEKKDIVIAGKLGSEPEILIQMYKQLIEQDTDLQVELKPGLGKTAFVFEALKSGEVDIYPEFSGTALSTFVKEEPKSTNRDEVYEQARIGMEKKYNMVMLKPMEYNNTYALAMPKKIADQNNINTISDLGKIAQEAKVGFTLEFADREDGYKGMQKLYNYKFSNVKTMEPKLRYSAIQSGDVNVIDAYSTDSELEQYGLKVLKDDKGLFPPYQGAPLLRKETLQKYPELEKVLNELSGKITDEEMRKMNYEVNVNGKSSEEVAKQFLQKEKLLR, encoded by the coding sequence GTGACTGATTTTATTCAAACGTTCCAAGAACGAAAAGTAGAATTGCTAAGTGCATTAAGTGAGCATTTACAAATATCGCTTATTTCACTATTTTTTGCAGTAATTATTGCAGTGCCGCTCGGCATTATATTAACGAGAAAAGAACGAATGGCTGAATTTATTATAGGGACTTCTGCTGTTATGCAGACAGTGCCCTCACTTGCTTTACTTGGACTATTAATTCCGTTAGTAGGAATTGGAAAACTGCCAGCTATAATCGCATTAGTTGTGTATGCACTATTACCTATTTTACGAAATACATATACAGGAATACGGGAATTAGATGAATCACTTATAGAAGCGGCGAGAGCTATGGGGATGAATAGCTGGAAAAGATTATGGAAGGTAGAGCTTCCGCTCGCATTGCCAATTATTATGGCTGGTATTCGTACAGCGATGGTATTAATTGTTGGAACGGCTACATTAGCTGCTTTAATAGGCGCTGGTGGGCTCGGTAAGCTCATATTATTAGGTATAGATCGAAATGACCATGCGCTTATCATTTTAGGGGCCGTACCAGCTGCGTTACTCGCTTTATTCTTTGATATAGTACTTCGCATACTTGAGAGCCCGAAACGCTCTTCTAAGCGCGTCATATTGACGATATGTATAGTTGTAGTAATGATAGCTGCTCCATTTCTTTGGAATACCGAAAAGAAAGACATAGTTATTGCTGGTAAACTTGGATCTGAACCAGAAATATTAATTCAAATGTACAAGCAACTTATTGAACAGGATACAGATTTACAGGTGGAATTAAAGCCAGGCCTTGGAAAAACAGCATTTGTATTCGAAGCGTTAAAATCAGGTGAAGTAGATATATACCCAGAATTTTCAGGTACAGCTTTATCTACTTTCGTGAAAGAAGAACCGAAAAGTACAAATCGTGATGAAGTATATGAACAAGCTCGTATTGGAATGGAAAAGAAATATAATATGGTTATGTTAAAGCCAATGGAGTATAACAATACATACGCACTAGCCATGCCGAAAAAAATAGCAGATCAAAATAACATAAATACAATTTCTGATTTAGGAAAAATTGCACAGGAAGCTAAAGTAGGATTTACATTAGAATTTGCTGATCGTGAAGATGGTTATAAAGGAATGCAAAAATTATATAACTATAAGTTTTCAAATGTTAAAACGATGGAACCGAAACTGCGCTATAGTGCAATACAATCGGGAGATGTTAACGTAATCGATGCATATTCAACAGATAGTGAATTGGAGCAATATGGGCTTAAAGTGCTAAAAGATGATAAAGGACTATTCCCGCCTTATCAAGGAGCACCATTATTAAGAAAAGAGACGTTACAGAAATATCCTGAACTCGAAAAAGTATTAAATGAATTATCTGGAAAGATTACAGATGAAGAAATGAGAAAAATGAATTATGAAGTAAATGTGAATGGGAAAAGTAGCGAAGAAGTCGCAAAACAATTTTTACAAAAAGAGAAGTTACTTCGTTAA